The following are from one region of the Penaeus vannamei isolate JL-2024 chromosome 28, ASM4276789v1, whole genome shotgun sequence genome:
- the LOC138867072 gene encoding uncharacterized protein: protein MLPKSWKKAIIVPIPKPKELNRYRSFFYSAVWMVLNRLRWKMGPPHEHLYGFTRDMSTVHSIATLLSTIYTTPYVVVFLDLKKAFELGSPLAIQEILIHKGIRGRLDS from the coding sequence ATGTTACCCAAGAGCTGGAAAAAAGCTAttatagttcccatcccaaaaccaaaggagctaAACAGGTATCGGTCATTTTTCTACTCAGCTGTCTGGATGGTACTCAATCGGCTCCGATGGAAAAtgggaccccctcatgaacacctgtaTGGATTCACCAGGGATATGAGCACAGTACACAGCATAGCCACACTCCTAAGCACAATATACACTACACCCTATGTGGTTGTATTCCTAGACCTAAAGAAGGCTTTTGAATTAGGAAGTCCTCTTGCTATTCAGGAGATCCTAATCCACAAGGGAATCAGAGGTAGACTGGATAGCTGA